GAAAATTAATAATTTAAAAATTGAATTATCTTTGTCGAATATAAATAAAAAATTAACTATGTCATTTTCAGATTTATTTGATAACGAATTCAAACAAAGAAACAAAGGTCACTTTGCTTCTATAGTAAGATTAGCATTAGCTGATGGTGTTTTTGCTCCAGAAGAAAAAGAGTTTCTAGACAAATTAGCCATAAGACTTGAAATATCTGCAGCAGAATACGAAGAAATTTTAGAGAACCCAACAAAATACCCAATCAACCCTCCTTACTTAAACTCTCAAAGAATTGAGCGTTTATTTGATTTGGCTCGAATCGTAAATGTTGATCACCATTTAGGTGACAACCAAGAAGTGATGCTAGAAAAACTTAGTTTAGGTATTGGATTCACACCCGAAAACGTAAAAGCTGTTGTTGCAACAGCACTTTCATTAGCAGATGAAAAAGCAGATTTAGATACTTTCATACTAGAAATAGAGAAAGCGGAAAAAATGAACTAATTATATAAAAAAAGCTTCCGAAATTTCGGAAGCTTTTTTTATATTTTTAATACTTACTCAATTTGGCTTCAAGCATAAACTCCTCTGCTTTTTCAACCATATTGTAACTCCCACAAAAGAAAGGTACTCTTTCATGCAATTCTGTTGGTTCAATTTCCATTATTCTTCCAAAACCATCAGACGCTTTTCCTCCAGCTTGTTCAACAATAAAAGCCATTGGATTACACTCATAGAGTAATCTTAATTTTCCTTTTGGAGCTTTAGAACTTGTAGGGTAAATATAAATACCTCCTTTGATCATATTCCTATGAATATCCGAAACCAAACTTCCTATATAGCGAGAAGTATAAGGCCTGTCTCCTTCTTCGGATTGACAATACTTAAGATAATTTTTTACTCCTTGTGGAAAATGGATATAATTCCCCTCATTTATGGAATAGATATTTCCATCTTCAGAAAACTTCATATCAGGATGTGATAAGTAAAACGTCCCAATAGCGGGATTTAAGGTAAAACCATTTACTCCATGACCTGTAGTATAAACAATCATCGTTGATGTTCCATAAATAACATATCCAGCAGCAACTTGATTTGTACCAGGTTGCAAAAAATCTTCTAAAGTAACAGGTGTTCCTATAGGAGTTATTCTTCTATAAACCGAAAAAATAGTTCCAACAGAAACATTTACATCTATATTAGAAGAGCCATCTAATGGATCCATGAGCACAACGTATTTATTGTTATGACTATGATCACTTCCTTCAACTGTTATAAATTCATCATTTTCTTCAGAAGCAATACCACAAACAATTTCCCTATTGATTAAAGTTTGAATAAAAACTTCATTGGCATATACATCTAATTTTTGCTGATCTTCTCCTTGAATATTTTGTTCTCCAGCTGCCCCAATAATATCAACCAGACCTGCTTTATTAACTTTGTAATTGACAACCTTGGCTGCCAAACGAATGGAATTGATAATCCTTGATAATTCACCTGACGAATATTGAAAGGCATTTTGGTTTTCAATGATGAATTCTCCTAGTGTTGTGTTGCGTTCTTTCATTACGAAATCGTTGTAGTTTTTTTGAAGTCACAAATATCGTTTTTTTTGTGAAAATGAATTGAATAAAATTTAGTTAGTTTGCGTCTATTGTATATTTGTGTAAAAAAAAGAAAAAACAAGTGTTTAAAAAGCTTTATTTTTAGCAAATAACCTAAAAAATAAGAATTCATGAAAATTAGAAGAGGAAAATCAGAAGATATGGTTGCGGTACTTGACCTTATTCAAGAATTAGCTATTTTTGAAAAAGAACCAGATGCGGTTTTAATAACTGCTGAAGATTTAGTAAGAGATGGTTTTGGTGCTAATCCCTTATTTCATGTTTTTGTAGCCGAAGTAGATTCGGAAATAGTAGGTATTGCTCTTTACTATTATCGCTATTCTACATGGAAAGGAAAAACACTTCATCTAGAAGATTTAGTGGTAAAGGATAAAATGCGCGGAACAGGATTAGGCTACGCATTATATTCTGAAATTATAAAACAAGGAAAAAAAGATAACGTTCGTAGAATTGAATGGAATGTTCTTGACTGGAATACACCAGCAATAGATTTTTATGAAAAATCAGGCGCTAAAGTATTAAGAGATTGGGATAATGTCCAAATGGATGAAGAAGGAATTAATGACTTTCTAGAAAAGAAGTTAAAATAAAGTATAAGATTACATTTTTTAAAAATTATTATGAGAGTATTCAAATTTGGTGGAGCTTCTGTAAAAGATGCTGAGGGAATTAAAAATGTTTATGACGTTTTACAAAAAGTAGGTTACGAGGATGTTTTATTAGTAGTATCTGCAATGGGAAAAACTACTAATGCCCTTGAAATGGTTATCAAAAACTATTTTGATAAATCGGCTGAATTACAATCTTCTGTTCAAGAAGTAAAAAAATATCATAATCAAATCTTATTGGATTTATTTGAGGATGATAAAAATAATGTGTTTGAAGCTGTAAAATTACAATTTGCTGATTTAGAATTTTTCTTATCTCATAATAAATCACCTAATTACAACTTTGTTTATGACCAAATTGTAAGTTATGGTGAATTGATTTCTACTACCATTTTGAGTCATTTCATGAATTTCATGGGTATAAAAACGCAGTGGATAGATGTTCGAAATTTTATAAAAACAGATTCGAATTACAGAGATGCCGAGGTAGATTGGGAATTGACACAAAAAAATATTTCGAAAAATGTAAAAAGAAAAATTTTAAACATTACTCAAGGATTTTTGGGATCAGATGACAACAACTTCACAACAACATTAGGTCGTGAAGGGTCTGATTATACTGCTGCCATTTTTGCTTATTGCCTAAATGCCGAAAGTGTTACCATCTGGAAAGATGTTCCTGGTGTAATGAATGCGGATCCTAGGTATTTTGAAAATGCCAGTTTATTAAACCAGATATCGTATCGTGAAGCAATTGAGTTAGCCTTTTATGGAGCAACCGTTATTCACCCAAAAACATTACAACCTTTACAAAAAAAGGAAATTCCATTATATGTAAAATCATTTATCAATCCTTTACTAAAAGGAACAAGTGTTTCAAAAGGAGTTGCATTAGAACCTTACCTGCCTTGTTTTATTGTAAAAAGAAACCAATTGTTAATTTCTCTTTCTTCAATTGATTTCTCTTTTATCATGGAAGAAAATATCAGTGAGATTTTTGCTTTATTCCATCAGTTTAAACTTAAAGTGAACTTAATCCAGAATTCGGCTATAAGTTTCTCTGTATGCGTTGAAGATAAGTTTGATAATTTTACAGAAATGAATGCTATATTGTCTAAGAAATTTAAAGTTGACTTTAGCCAAAACGTTACTTTATATACCATTAGACATTTTAACGATGCTGCTGCACAAACAGTAGAACAAGGAAAAAAAGTAATTTTGAAGCAAGTCAGTACGGAGACGATGCAAATTGTAACTAGCGAAAATTAAATATCATTTCTTTTGCGCTGTCTTTTTACAAGACGAAAATTATATAGAATACACTACTTTTGACATATAGACGTTATTCTCTTTATGTTAAAAAAAGCACTGCTAATACTAATGATTATTTGTTTTTCTGGGATTTATGCCCAGGAAAACAAATCATTATATCAAAGCAAAAAAATTGCGACATCTAAGGATACCATCCATATAGAAAACGAAAGTCTAAACTCCAGTTTTCTAAAACTACTGAATGCAAATAATCAACTCATTGATTCTACATCTTACAAAGTAGATTTCAAAAAAGGAACACTAATTTTAAATGAGGAAATCTACAATAAGTCAGATTCTGTCACTGTATATTATTTAAAATACCCAGAATTTCTAACCAAAGTATACCAGATTTACGATTCCAGCAGATTGGTAAGTACTGATATTGATTCGGAAAAACAGTATAGAATTGATCCAACTCCTATTCAAGAAAACGTGCCGTTTGATGGATTAAGTACATCCGGAAGTATTACGCGTGGCGTTACTATAGGAAACAATCAGAATACTGTTTTAAATTCAAATTTAGATTTACAAATTACAGGAAAAATATCCGAAAAAGTAAATTTAAGAGCTTCACTTCAAGACAGCAACATCCCTTTACAAGATGGGGGTTATTCTCAAAAATTAGATCAGTTTGACAATGTTTTCATGGAACTATATAGTGATAAATGGAATATAAGAGCTGGTGATGTATTTCTAGAAAATCATAAATCTCAATTCCTTAATTTCAATAAAAAAGTACAGGGACTTTCGACAAATTTTGAATTTGGAAGTGACGAAAACAAAACTAATATTTTCACATCAGTAGCGCTTGTTAAAGGGCAATATGCCAAAAGTAATTTTATTGGTATTGAAGGAAACCAAGGTCCGTACAAATTGAAGGGTCAAAACGGTGAGCTGTATGTGCTGGTTGTATCTGGTTCGGAAAGAGTTTATGTCAATGGAACTTTGCTGAAAAGAGGAGAAAATAACGATTACACCATTGATTACAATGCCGGAGAAATAATCTTCACCCCTCTTTTTACAATAACTTCCGAGATGCGAATTGCAATCGAATATCAATATTCTGACAGGAATTACACTCGCTTTGTAACTTATGCTGGAGCAACTCATGAAAATAAAAACTGGAGTTTTGGCAGTTATATCTATTCTGAGAATGATATAAAAAACCAACCTCTACAACAAAATTTATCTACAGAACAAGCGCAAATATTAGTAAATGCAGGTGACAATACTAGTTTAATGGTAGCTCCTTCGGCATATATGGATAGCTATTCGAATAATAAAGTTCTCTATGCAAAAAAGATAGTAAATACTATTGAAATTTTTGAATACTCTACTAATTCAGAAGATGAATTATTCAATGTTCGATTTAGTTCAGTGGGCATAAATAAAGGAAATTATGTCTTAAAAGACGCATCTAACCTCAGTCGAATTTATGAATATGTTCCTCCAATAAATACTATTCCTCAAGGTGATTATGAGCCCATCATTCAACTAGTGGCACCTACTAAAATTCAAGTAGCAACATTTTTAGGAAAATATAATCCTTCTGAAAAAACTTTAGTTGATTTTGAACTTGGAATTAGCAACAACGATCTAAATTTATTCTCAACTATTGATGACTCGAATAACCAAGGTATAAGTGCTAAAATAAACACGAAGCAACGTCTTTTTTCAAAAAAATGGACAATAGATGCATTTGCAAATTATCAATTCACTCAGAAAAATTTTAAAACTGTCGAGCGTCTTTACACCATAGAATTTGACAGAGACTGGAATCTAGGCGGATCAACTATAGGAAATCAAAGTTTATTGGTCACGGGGTTAAATTTTAATTTAAGTCCAAATAATAAAAATCAAAGCAACGGCATTATCAATTATCAATTTGAAAAACTGGATTTCTCAGATAGTTTTTCAGGAAATAGAAATCTTCTAAAGGGTCAGTTTCAGCTTAAAAACTGGAACTTTCAAAACCAAAGTAGTTACTTAAAAAGTGATGCTATAATTAATACTTCAAAATTCATTAGAAGTCAATCTCAAGTACGATACCATTTTGATAAAAACTGGATTGGAAGTAGCCAACGTTTAGAAGACAACCAAGAAAAAAACAAATCAACAAATCAATTTACAGCATTAAGCCAAAAATTTTCTGAATACGGTTTTTTTGCAGGACGTGGTGACAGCACCGCAGTCTATGTTCAATTCGGTTTTCTAAATCGGGTGAATGATAGTATTCAAAATAATCAATTGCAAAGAGTAAACAGCTCAAAAACGTATTATTTGAAATCTAAATTAATTCAAACTAACAAAAGTGATTTGTCAATTTATGCCAACTATAGAGTTTTGGATTATAACGAAGAATCCAAAAAAAGTGAGCCTTCCTTAAATTCACGCATACTGTATAATGACCGCTTTTTTAATCAATTAATTCAAAGTACCAGCTCGTACGAAACGAATTCTGGCACACTTCCTCAACAAGAATTCACTTACTTAGAAGTTCCTGCCGGGCAAGGAGTCTATACATGGAATGATTACAATAATAACAATATTCAAGAATTACAAGAGTTTGAAATTGCCGCCTTTATTGATCAAGCAAAATACATTCGGGTTTATTTACCAAATAGAGTTTATATAAAAACACATCAAACTAAGTTTTCACAATCCTTGATATTAAATCCAAATCAATGGCAAAATGAGGATAACTTTAAACGAATACTCTCTTATTTTTATAATCAAACTTCTTATCTCATCGATCGAAAAACAAAAAATGAAGGAGATAATTTCGAATTTAATCCTTTTAAATCTTCACAAGAAAATATGTTGGGTCTGAGTTCGAGTTTCAGAAATAGTTTGTTTTACAATAGAGGAAAACAACAGCATTCCGTAACCTATACCTATCTTCAAAATCAAACAAAAAATCTACTTTCAATTGGATCACAACAATCCAAGAACAATTCTCATCAAATCCAATATTCCCATTTATACCAAAAAAGTTGGTTGTTTAGTACATTTGCAAAAACAATAAAAACTTCAATACTATCCGAAAACTTTTCTGAAAAAAATTATACCATTACCGGATATCAACTGGCTCCTAAAATCAGTTATTTATTTTCCAAAAATACAAGTTGGGATATATTCTATGAATTACAAAACAAAGAAAACACCATTGGAAATTTAGAAACTTTAAATCAAAATCGTTTTGGAACATCTTTTTCTTATGCCAACGATAAAAAAATCACGATGAATGGAGAAGTTTCCTTTTATCAAAATAAATTTACTGGTAATGAATTCTCCTCAGTAGGTTTTCAAATGCTCGAAGGACTACAAACAGGGCAAAATATTACCTGGAGATTACTCTTACAAAAAAACATAACAGAGTTCCTTGATATTAACTTGAATTACCAAGGAAGAAAGAGTGAGTCTAGTCCAGCAATACATACTGGAAACATTCAACTGAGAGCCTACTTTTAAATTAATTGGCTTAATTATTGTGATTTTATTTTCGTAATAATTAATTTATTACTTTTATTCTTTAATCTTAAAAAACAGACTATTATGAAAAAATTATTGTTGTTTTGTTTAGCATTTGTGTTGTCAAATAGTTTTTATGCACAAGAAGCGGTGGCTAAAAAGAAAGTCACTAAAGCTACAACAGAAAAGGTAGAAAAGGCAGACAAATCAGTGGCTAAAGCGGAAGCAGAAAAAGAGGCCAAAAAGCAAGCTGCTAACGAAAAAAGAAAGGCGACTATTGCTGCTAAAAAAGAAG
The Flavobacterium sp. WC2421 genome window above contains:
- a CDS encoding aspartate kinase, producing MRVFKFGGASVKDAEGIKNVYDVLQKVGYEDVLLVVSAMGKTTNALEMVIKNYFDKSAELQSSVQEVKKYHNQILLDLFEDDKNNVFEAVKLQFADLEFFLSHNKSPNYNFVYDQIVSYGELISTTILSHFMNFMGIKTQWIDVRNFIKTDSNYRDAEVDWELTQKNISKNVKRKILNITQGFLGSDDNNFTTTLGREGSDYTAAIFAYCLNAESVTIWKDVPGVMNADPRYFENASLLNQISYREAIELAFYGATVIHPKTLQPLQKKEIPLYVKSFINPLLKGTSVSKGVALEPYLPCFIVKRNQLLISLSSIDFSFIMEENISEIFALFHQFKLKVNLIQNSAISFSVCVEDKFDNFTEMNAILSKKFKVDFSQNVTLYTIRHFNDAAAQTVEQGKKVILKQVSTETMQIVTSEN
- a CDS encoding TerB family tellurite resistance protein, producing MSFSDLFDNEFKQRNKGHFASIVRLALADGVFAPEEKEFLDKLAIRLEISAAEYEEILENPTKYPINPPYLNSQRIERLFDLARIVNVDHHLGDNQEVMLEKLSLGIGFTPENVKAVVATALSLADEKADLDTFILEIEKAEKMN
- a CDS encoding N-acetyltransferase family protein, with protein sequence MKIRRGKSEDMVAVLDLIQELAIFEKEPDAVLITAEDLVRDGFGANPLFHVFVAEVDSEIVGIALYYYRYSTWKGKTLHLEDLVVKDKMRGTGLGYALYSEIIKQGKKDNVRRIEWNVLDWNTPAIDFYEKSGAKVLRDWDNVQMDEEGINDFLEKKLK
- the fbp gene encoding class 1 fructose-bisphosphatase; translated protein: MKERNTTLGEFIIENQNAFQYSSGELSRIINSIRLAAKVVNYKVNKAGLVDIIGAAGEQNIQGEDQQKLDVYANEVFIQTLINREIVCGIASEENDEFITVEGSDHSHNNKYVVLMDPLDGSSNIDVNVSVGTIFSVYRRITPIGTPVTLEDFLQPGTNQVAAGYVIYGTSTMIVYTTGHGVNGFTLNPAIGTFYLSHPDMKFSEDGNIYSINEGNYIHFPQGVKNYLKYCQSEEGDRPYTSRYIGSLVSDIHRNMIKGGIYIYPTSSKAPKGKLRLLYECNPMAFIVEQAGGKASDGFGRIMEIEPTELHERVPFFCGSYNMVEKAEEFMLEAKLSKY